The genomic region GACGAAACCGGTCACGACCTGGAACAAGATGGCGATGGGGACATTTCGGCTGGGGTTAGGGATCTCCTCTGCAAGCTGAGTTGTCGCGTGAACCGATCCAACACTGTACGCTCCGTTGAGCATGCCAGCAACAAAGACAAAACCATCCGGATATCCAATATCGGCAGTCCAATCCTTCCAGACAAACGCCGAGCTGGCATGTGGCGGACGACCTCCTCTTCCAGGCATGACAGTAACAGTAATaacggtgatgatgaaaccCGCCAGGATGATGAATACACCAAACTTGTTCAGCCCCGGCATAGCACTGTTCCAAAGACAAACAGCCGCACACGATAACCACGTCGTGATGATGTACGTGATAAACACATGCCATGACTCAGCCACAAAACCCGGATGGTTCAAAGCATACATCTGAACAAGCGTATTGGCAAGAATGCTCGACATGCTAGCACATCCAAGACACCAAGCAAGATAATTCCACCATCCCGCAAAGAACCCGATAACCCTCCCCCACTTCGGCCCAGGCGTAACAGAAGCCCAGTGATACACACCAGCAGATGAAGGAATCGCACTCGCTAGCTCCGCAACGCTCGCAGCGACTGTCCAGTAGAACATGGACACCACGATGAATTCGTATAGGACGCCTGGCGGGCCGCCGTTGAAGATAGCGACAAGGATGGAACCACCGATGGCGGGCCAGACGTTGCCGACGACGAGGCCTACGCCTGCTAGGGAGAGGAGGTTGAAGTTCTGGGGGAGTTCTTGGACGTGGCCGGAGGCGTTGATGGGGACttcgttgttggtgatggatttAGCTGCATCGTGGATATCGTCATCTCTCTTAGCGGCAAAGTCCGCCTTTGAGGTACTTTCACTCATATTGGCAATGGTCCTCCAACAATCTGAGAGCAGGaagaaagatgatgagagacaaATAGCAGGAGAAGGGCGAGATCTTAAGTCATGGTTTATCAAGCCCCAGACCCGAGGCTACGGTTTAGCCTGTCGCATGTTCCTTCCAAAAGCAGTTTAAACGCGTTTCTCCAATCTAATCTCTCCGCAGATTTGAGGTCTTGGGCGCGGAGATAGGGTGTTGACTTATTTCCCCGACTGGTCTGGGCGCCGAATCTGGAACGTGGTTGGTGGCAAGGGTCTTATCTGATGGTTGGTCTGAGGGTTTGAAGTGTCGGCTGTGGTTTCCAAATGGGATTATGGTGTAAAAGGCATGATGGAGGTGAATTGGGAGGTTGACCGATGGATGAGATATTGATCACGCGATGCGAAGTCGGAGCTCAAGAGCGGCATGTCGCTCTGATTCAATTACACTATAGTAATTCGAGTCAA from Fusarium fujikuroi IMI 58289 draft genome, chromosome FFUJ_chr04 harbors:
- a CDS encoding related to cholin permease, which codes for MSESTSKADFAAKRDDDIHDAAKSITNNEVPINASGHVQELPQNFNLLSLAGVGLVVGNVWPAIGGSILVAIFNGGPPGVLYEFIVVSMFYWTVAASVAELASAIPSSAGVYHWASVTPGPKWGRVIGFFAGWWNYLAWCLGCASMSSILANTLVQMYALNHPGFVAESWHVFITYIITTWLSCAAVCLWNSAMPGLNKFGVFIILAGFIITVITVTVMPGRGGRPPHASSAFVWKDWTADIGYPDGFVFVAGMLNGAYSVGSVHATTQLAEEIPNPSRNVPIAILFQVVTGFVTGLCYLIAIMYAINDYDALFESAYPIAEIYRQATGSAAGATGLLSLVMICIALTVVGLYIACGRTLWALARDGATPFPGVLGHVQESLDMPLWSTIVTAVLVSVLGAIYVGSTTAFNAFVGTFILLCSCSFLACILPNLLSGRKSIAYGPFRMHGIWGFIINGIACAYLLIWSVIYCFPYALPTSAASMNYTCVIWGGLTFLVSLWWFGSARKGYQGPTTTGSVVPGMVIDAA